One genomic window of Hyperolius riggenbachi isolate aHypRig1 chromosome 7, aHypRig1.pri, whole genome shotgun sequence includes the following:
- the LOC137526228 gene encoding putative uncharacterized protein ENSP00000383309, producing MHSVGHTPYMRSVGHTPYMRSVGHTPYLRSVRHTPYLRSVGHTPYLRSVGHTPYLRSVGHTPYLRSVGHTPYLCSDWHTLFLLSIGHMPYLCSVGHMLFLRCVRHTLFLRSDWHTPYLRSVGHTPYLRSVGHMLYLCSVCHTPYLRSVGHTPYLRSVGHMPYLRSVGHTPYLCSVCHTPYLRSVGHTPYLRSVGHTLYLRSVGHTPYLRSVGHTPYLRSVGAYAVPALCRAYAVPALCRAYAVPVLCLPYAVPALCLPYAVPALCRAYAVPALCLPYAVPALCRAYAVPALCLPYAVHALCRVYTLPALCLPYAVHALCRVYTVPVLCRAYAVRVLCRAYAVPALCRAYAVPALCRAYAVPALCRVYAVPALCRAYAVPVGHTLYMRSVGHTPYMRSVCHTPYLRSVCHTPYLRSVGHTPYLRSVGHTPYMRSVGHTPYLRSVCHTPYLRSVCHTPYLRSVGHTPYMRSVGHTPYLRSVGHTPYLSLCRAYAVPALCRAYAVPALCRAYAVPALCREYAIIVLARCRTYIAPARCRVFLVCTLFCSKCTLLGG from the coding sequence ATGCACTCTGTCGGGCATACGCCGTACATGCGCTCTGTCGGGCATACGCCGTACATGCGCTCTGTCGGGCATACGCCGTACCTGCGCTCTGTTAGGCATACGCCGTACCTGCGCTCTGTCGGGCATACGCCGTACCTGCGCTCTGTCGGGCATACGCCGTACCTGCGCTCTGTCGGGCATACGCCGTACCTGCGCTCTGTCGGGCATACGCCGTACCTGTGCTCTGACTGGCATACGCTGTTCCTGCTCTCTATCGGGCATATGCCGTACCTGTGTTCTGTTGGGCATATGCTGTTCCTGCGCTGTGTCAGGCATACGCTATTCCTGCGCTCTGACTGGCATACGCCGTACCTGCGCTCTGTCGGGCATACGCCGTACCTGCGCTCTGTCGGGCATATGCTGTACCTGTGCTCTGTCTGCCATACGCCGTACCTGCGCTCTGTCGGGCATACGCCGTACCTGCGCTCTGTCGGGCATATGCCGTACCTGCGCTCTGTCGGGCATACGCCGTACCTGTGCTCTGTCTGCCATACGCCGTACCTGCGCTCTGTCGGGCATACGCCGTACCTGCGCTCTGTCGGGCATACGCTGTACCTGCGCTCTGTCGGGCATACGCCGTACCTGCGCTCTGTTGGGCATACGCCGTACCTGCGCTCTGTCGGTGCATATGCCGTACCTGCGCTCTGTCGGGCATACGCTGTACCTGCGCTCTGTCGGGCATACGCCGTACCTGTGCTCTGTCTGCCATACGCCGTACCTGCGCTCTGTCTGCCATACGCCGTACCTGCGCTCTGTCGGGCATACGCCGTACCTGCACTCTGTCTGCCATACGCCGTACCTGCGCTCTGTCGGGCATACGCCGTACCTGCGCTCTGTCTGCCATACGCCGTACATGCGCTCTGTCGGGTATACACCTTACCTGCGCTCTGTCTGCCATACGCCGTACATGCGCTCTGTCGGGTATACACCGTACCTGTGCTCTGTCGGGCATACGCTGTGCGTGTGCTCTGTCGGGCATATGCCGTACCTGCGCTCTGTCGGGCATATGCTGTACCTGCGCTCTGTCGGGCATACGCCGTACCTGCGCTCTGTCGGGTATACGCTGTACCTGCGCTCTGTCGGGCATATGCCGTACCTGTCGGGCATACGCTGTACATGCGCTCTGTCGGGCATACGCCGTACATGCGCTCTGTCTGCCATACGCCGTACCTGCGCTCTGTCTGCCATACGCCGTACCTGCGCTCTGTCGGGCATACGCCGTACCTGCGCTCTGTCGGGCATACGCCGTACATGCGCTCTGTCGGGCATACGCCGTACCTGCGCTCTGTCTGCCATACGCCGTACCTGCGCTCTGTCTGCCATACGCCGTACCTGCGCTCTGTCGGGCATACGCCGTACATGCGCTCTGTCGGGCATACGCCGTACCTGCGCTCTGTCGGGCATACGCCGTACCTTTCGCTCTGTCGGGCATACGCCGTACCTGCGCTCTGTCGGGCATACGCCGTACCTGCGCTCTGTCGGGCATACGCTGTGCCTGCGCTCTGCCGGGAATACGCCATTATTGTGCTTGCACGCTGCCGGACGTACATTGCACCTGCACGCTGTCGGGTATTTCTTGTCTGCACATTGTTTTGTAGTAAGTGCACTTTGCTCGGTGGTTAG